AAGGCGGGGGCATGTGGTGGGATTTTAACAAGACAGGGAAAAATTCCTGCATCAACTACCCCACGGTGATCGCTGCCATGACCTTATATGACATCACTGGCGAAACCGCTTACCTGGACAAAGCCAAAAGCATTTACAGCTGGGGCCTCGCCAACCTGTACGACCCCGCAAAGGGAAGGGTAGCGGACAACAATGTCAACGGCAACAAAGGCTGGTCTGATTACACCTACAACCAGGGCACATTCATCGGCGCAGCCGTAATGCTCTACAAAGCTACGGGAGAGCAGTCCTACCTGGATAACGCGAAGCAGGCAGCCGATTATACAAAGAACGTGATGTGTGATGCCGATGGCATTCTTCCGGCGGAAGGGGACTGGAACGAACAGGGTGTGCTGAAGGCGATCTTCGGCCATTACCTGATGACGCTGGTGAACGAAGGCGGGCAGGCGCAATATCTGCCCTGGGTCCGGCACAATATCAACACCGCCTGGGGAAACCGCGATGCCACGCGCGGGATCACTTACAGGAATTACAAAGTGCCTTGCCCGGGCGGCGTGGTACAATCATACGAGGCCAGCAGCGCTGTGATGCTGATGCAGGTTTGCCCCCCTGCAGAGTAGTGCGGGTGCAGGCAGCATGAAGGAGCTGTATTTAAAGTAATGCTACCGGTTTTATCCGGATAGCTGATGGAGCGCATTTTCGCTGACGCGATTCTCCGTGGCATTACTTTGGGTACAGCTCCTTTTTTGTTTCAGGCAACGATCTTCAGGCTCCTCAGCAACCGTATGACCACCAGCGATCCGGCGCTGCAGAGGGCAATAATGCCCCAGTTGCGCCATGCCATCTGTTCCAGTTGCAGGGCTTCTGCTACGGCAGGAATGGTCAGCGCCAGCAGCGTCAGGCCGATGCTCAGCAAATTGGCGAACCAGAGATATGTATTGCGGACCACCGGGCCGGAAAGGAATTTCTCTCTGCCGGTGGTCATATTGAAGGAATGCAGCAGTTGGGAAAAGATCAGTGTGAAGAACAGTGCATTGTTCGTTGCACCATCTGTTGCGAATGCGGCGGTCACTGCGCTGCCGCCGATCACGGCAGCATATACCCAGATGGAGATCCACCGCTTTTTATCAACGATCGGCTGGCGCGGGTCTTTCGGCTTCTTCAGCATCACCGTATTGTCGCCTTTCGTGAAGCCCAGTGCCATTGCAGGCAGCACATCGGTGACCAGGTTGATGAACAGTATCTGCAATGCAGCCAGCTGGAACGGCAGGTTCAGCAGCGCGATCACCCCGATCACCAGCAGCTCGCTCACATTGCAGGACAGCAGGAAGATGATGAACCGCCGGATGTTCTCGAAAATGATCCGGCCCTGTTTGATCGCCTTTACGATGGAAGAAAAGGCATCATCTTTCAGGATCATATCCGCCACCTCCTGGGAAACCTGCGTGCCGCGTATGCCCATGGCAATGCCGATGTCCGCTTTCTTCAGCGCGGGCGCATCATTCACACCATCACCGGTCATGGCTACGATATGATGTTGCTGTTGCAGCGCTTCCACAAGGTCCAGTTTCTGTTTGGGGCTGACGCGCGCAAATACGGAAGATTGCAGCCATTTGTCCCGCTGGCCGTCCATATCCTTACCGTTGATAGCGCCGTTATTTTCATGGCTGCTGATACCCAGCTGGCTGGCGATTTTGGCGGCGGTGGCGGGATGGTCTCCCGTGAGCATGATAATGCCGATACCCGCGGTATGACATTCCCTGATTACCTGTTGCACACCTTCACGCGGAGGATCAAGGAATCCCGCGATCCCCAGGAACACCAGGTTTTGCATAAAATCATCTTCCTGCCGGTCGGTTTCCTTCATGGCAAAGGCCAGGGGCTTCAGGCCGGAGGCTGCGAGCTTGTCGGTCAAATCCAGCCACCGCTGTTTATCCGCATCAGGGAAAGGCGCTGTTTCGCCACGGCGGAAGATATGGGAACAATAATCCACCAGGTTTT
This genomic stretch from Chitinophaga sp. XS-30 harbors:
- a CDS encoding glycoside hydrolase family 76 protein; protein product: MKKMFLLLVAFASLSCSKSDTGGGPSPEPPPLPVVSYTAKDANAAFNTFNAVFYSTKDKLYYSTTERKDIGSIWTQAVYWDLVMNTWKRTKDPAHLAMITDVYQGGYNRYDKFNWNNRTVWFIHDDMMWWIISLARAHRITGNEDYLASSIAGFQRVWDESYDAEGGGMWWDFNKTGKNSCINYPTVIAAMTLYDITGETAYLDKAKSIYSWGLANLYDPAKGRVADNNVNGNKGWSDYTYNQGTFIGAAVMLYKATGEQSYLDNAKQAADYTKNVMCDADGILPAEGDWNEQGVLKAIFGHYLMTLVNEGGQAQYLPWVRHNINTAWGNRDATRGITYRNYKVPCPGGVVQSYEASSAVMLMQVCPPAE